A genome region from candidate division KSB1 bacterium includes the following:
- a CDS encoding glycosyltransferase: MALAKPGNPARNILQAVQDQSGRIYLDVSRMEPENNAHRVIKAFEQVKTAKKLVMVGDAPYATEYIRQLKTTKDPRILFTGYVFGNGYRQLQSHAYAYIQATEVGGTHPALLEGMGYGNCILANDVPEHHEVLGETGLYFSRTDNNDLADKIQFIVDQPDQARSFRKAVQERVRSRYQWDRIADQYEHLFKKVARL, translated from the coding sequence ATGGCGCTCGCTAAACCGGGTAACCCGGCACGGAATATTCTACAAGCAGTACAAGATCAATCCGGACGGATATATCTCGATGTCAGCCGCATGGAACCGGAAAACAATGCGCACCGGGTGATCAAGGCATTTGAACAGGTAAAAACGGCTAAAAAACTGGTGATGGTCGGTGACGCGCCGTACGCCACAGAATATATCAGGCAACTGAAAACCACAAAAGATCCGCGTATTCTCTTTACCGGCTATGTGTTCGGCAACGGTTATCGGCAGCTGCAAAGTCATGCCTATGCGTACATTCAGGCCACCGAAGTCGGCGGCACGCACCCGGCCCTGCTCGAAGGGATGGGCTATGGCAACTGCATATTGGCCAATGATGTACCCGAACACCATGAAGTGCTGGGCGAAACCGGGCTCTATTTTTCGAGAACAGATAATAATGACTTGGCCGATAAAATTCAGTTTATTGTGGATCAGCCCGATCAGGCCCGCTCCTTCCGCAAAGCCGTACAAGAGCGCGTCCGTTCACGCTATCAATGGGACCGGATCGCTGATCAGTATGAACATTTATTCAAAAAGGTCGCCCGCTTATGA
- a CDS encoding glycosyltransferase family 39 protein — MAALLLSVNFLHVRHSHFGTVDVPSAFFGVLCLFFCALMMQHRKTRYTILAAASVSLAVATKFSMLFLVLPFLWAHFSQAPLRQWLERLKDRQLWIGAATGILSFLIACPLIWLDFNETWGGFLGAHRFEQAGKIGSGGGFLSYWTGQQAPGFGVFYPNSIPETMGIILSLSVIIGIVIMMIRHKKSDLLLLLFMLPTYFMFEDMLYQSHAPPAAPRRRFS, encoded by the coding sequence TTGGCCGCCCTGCTCCTAAGTGTCAATTTTCTGCATGTCCGCCATTCTCACTTTGGCACCGTAGATGTGCCGTCTGCTTTCTTCGGAGTGCTGTGTCTGTTCTTTTGCGCCTTGATGATGCAACACCGGAAAACGCGCTATACGATTCTGGCCGCAGCAAGCGTCTCGCTGGCAGTCGCTACAAAATTCAGCATGCTGTTTCTGGTTCTTCCGTTCCTGTGGGCGCATTTCAGCCAGGCGCCGCTGCGACAATGGTTAGAGCGCCTGAAAGACCGACAGCTGTGGATCGGTGCCGCGACCGGCATACTCTCCTTTTTGATCGCCTGTCCGTTAATCTGGCTGGATTTTAACGAAACCTGGGGCGGCTTCCTGGGCGCACACCGGTTTGAACAAGCCGGTAAAATCGGCAGCGGCGGCGGATTTTTATCCTATTGGACCGGACAACAGGCCCCGGGATTTGGTGTCTTTTACCCCAATTCGATCCCGGAAACCATGGGTATCATTTTGAGCCTCTCGGTGATTATCGGCATTGTCATCATGATGATCCGGCATAAAAAATCAGACCTATTGCTGCTCTTGTTCATGCTTCCCACTTATTTCATGTTCGAAGACATGCTCTATCAAAGCCATGCGCCACCTGCTGCCCCTCGCCGCCGTTTTTCATGA
- a CDS encoding glycosyltransferase family 2 protein yields the protein MMIKKLTIVIPAYNEADNLEQLFPRFHKAVQDLRAKQIDAEMVVVNDGSSDATAAKSRENHVTVVSHPFNLGVCAALHTGFLYALENDSDALITVDADGQHNPEDIHYLIREFEKRNSDVIIGSRFVEKTGYKKEFLRFSGIKLFSVLVKLLTHLTIHDVTSGFRVFDKKAIRFLSNHFPEDYPDAEILILLNKSGFKVEEVPIEMNPRMQGTSQHNLKSALLYPFKNLLTILIVLIRTLQKKRANT from the coding sequence ATGATGATAAAAAAACTAACAATCGTAATCCCCGCCTATAATGAAGCTGACAACCTGGAACAATTGTTTCCCCGTTTTCACAAAGCTGTTCAGGATTTGCGGGCCAAACAGATCGATGCAGAAATGGTGGTTGTCAATGACGGAAGCTCGGATGCCACTGCAGCAAAAAGCAGAGAAAACCATGTAACCGTCGTTTCGCATCCCTTTAATCTCGGCGTATGCGCCGCACTGCACACCGGATTTCTTTATGCGCTTGAAAACGACAGTGACGCCCTGATCACGGTAGACGCCGACGGACAGCATAATCCGGAAGATATCCATTATCTGATCCGGGAATTTGAAAAAAGGAATTCGGACGTCATTATCGGCTCCCGCTTTGTCGAGAAAACCGGCTATAAAAAAGAGTTTCTCCGATTCTCGGGCATCAAATTATTTTCTGTACTTGTGAAACTGCTGACCCATCTCACCATCCATGATGTCACCTCCGGATTCCGGGTCTTTGATAAAAAGGCGATCAGATTTTTATCAAACCATTTTCCCGAGGACTATCCGGATGCTGAAATCCTTATCCTGTTGAACAAATCCGGGTTCAAGGTAGAAGAAGTACCAATTGAAATGAATCCCAGAATGCAGGGCACATCTCAACACAACCTGAAATCCGCTCTCCTCTATCCGTTCAAAAACCTGCTAACTATCCTGATTGTTTTGATCAGAACATTGCAAAAAAAGAGGGCGAATACATGA
- a CDS encoding DUF2304 domain-containing protein yields MKYLDISLRSKLIVALIALVFITYIISLLYKNKMSASFALGWIIVTIIATSGIVFHPVLKFITFISGVRTGANTLTLYAFVFIFAVLIVFSIQLSTLYSQNKKLSQQVALLRTRLEKLEPGNSRETQ; encoded by the coding sequence ATGAAATATCTGGATATATCGCTTCGTTCAAAGCTCATCGTGGCGCTGATCGCCCTTGTTTTCATCACGTATATCATCTCGCTGCTGTACAAAAACAAAATGTCGGCCAGTTTTGCCCTGGGCTGGATCATCGTCACAATAATCGCCACTTCCGGCATTGTATTTCATCCGGTGCTCAAATTTATCACATTTATCAGCGGTGTGCGGACCGGCGCCAATACTCTGACACTTTATGCATTTGTCTTTATCTTTGCGGTCTTGATCGTTTTTTCCATACAACTGTCAACATTGTATTCGCAGAACAAAAAGCTATCCCAACAGGTTGCCCTGTTACGAACAAGGCTGGAAAAACTCGAACCAGGAAATTCACGTGAAACGCAATAA